The DNA region ACGATAACCCCGCGCAGGAGCTTGCCGTAGGGCACGCAGATGTCAGGCCCCAGCTTGCGGGGAACGGTCTGCACCTCCGGCACACCGTTGCACTCCGTAATGCGCTGCAGCAGCCTGTGGTAAATAACCCCGGCGGACAGACTCAAAACCAGGCTTCCCGGCTGCAAATGGGTGAGCATTTCCTGCAGCCGCCTATGGGCCGCCGCCACCGCCGCCACCACGGACGGAGCCGTGGACAGGGGAGGCTTGATGGTGGTATCTACATTGTTGCTGAGGATGATGGGCTGACGCATATCCACCGCCAGCGCGCTGCGGGATACCCCCTCCGGGACAGGCAAAAAGCCCTGCAAATGCAGCTCCTGGCGTATCCAGGCGTCGGCAAAGCCCTCCAGGGGCTCATAGATTGCGTAGGTATACTCCCGCCCCAGGGCCAAGGTCAGCACCTCTGTTAGCAGAAGCTGGCCCAGCTCCTCCTGCTGGGGGGAGGAGGGCACGAACAGGCCGCTGAGCAGTAGCGTCCGCCCTCCGGCGTTCTGCCGCACAAAGGCCGCCAGCTCCGCGCTGCCCAGCCGGGAGAACAGGTGCTGAGAGTCCATACAGCAGTAGGTCGCCGCCCCCAGCACGGTCTTTTCCTTTCCGTGGCACAGCAGCAGCACATCGTCTCCGGTGTGCCCCAAGGCCCGCAGCAGGCCCTGGGCCCCGGCGGGGGCGCTCCGGTGCAGCAGCGCCTCCAGCTGCCCGTCCTCCGGGCCGCAGGGAATAAACTCCAGATCCTCTGTGCGCAGAACGGGCTTATCCTGGGGCTCCCGCAGATACAGGCTGTGGCGATAGATGAATTCCTGGGCCACCGGGTCGATCAGATGGGAGATGTCCCGGTTGGCGTCCACCGCCTCCCGGATGCGGGTGGAGCTGATCTCCTCCAGCTCCTCCGGCAGCGTCAGCTCCAGCACATGGCCGCTTATGCACCCATAATCCGCCGCCACAGCCCCCGCCCGACGGAAGATCACATGGTCAAAGCCGTGGATGGAGTCCGCCTGCGCGGGCTTTTGATAAGAGGAGGCATGGGCCACCACATCGCTGCCCACTACAATAGATACCTCCCGCCCCGGGAAGGCCTCCCGCAGACGGCGCAGGTTCTCGGGGTTGGCGATATTCACCGGAAAGTCCTCCGGGAAAATATGCACATAGAATTCATCCGCCACCGACATGGCGGCAATCTCCCGCCGGATGCGGTAGGGCTGGGTGCGCTTAGACCAGGAGAATTCGTCAATGGCCAGCAGCACCTCAAACCCCTCGTCCCGGATGGCCCGGACAATGCCCTTGTGAGACAGGGTAAAGGGATCGAAGGTCCCCGGGAAGAAGGCCAAGGGCCGGGAAGGCTCAAAGGGTACCTCCCCGCACAGCAGCTCCTGCTCCACCAGGAAGCGGTAGAGCTTGCCCAGCATGGCCGCCCGGTAGTAGAAGGTCAGTCCGTTTTCGTCCGCCGCCTGACACAGGGCCAGAATACGCCGCACGGTGAGCTGCAGGGCCCGGCATTTTTCCTTCCGTCCCAGTCCCGTGGAGCCGAACACCCGCCGTCCCAGCAGATACATGGCCTCCTGGCGGGTGCCGGTGTCGATGCCCGCAGTGCCCTTCATCAGCATTCCCAGCAGCCGCCGGGCCCGGCCCCGGTACACGCTCTCGCTCTCCGGGAAACGATCCCGGTAGGCGGTATAGTCCTCTAAAAGCACGGCGGCGGTGTCCAAGGCCGAGGCCACGATGTGCCCCTCTGAGGATGAGAGCGTCCCCTCCAGGCTCCGAAGCAGCTCGTCCAGCTGCTCCGGCGGCAGCCACAGGGCAAAGCGTCCCAGGTAGTCGGGGATATATTTCGTAAACTCCTGCTGTCCCAGCTCCAGCCCCCGGCAAAGCTCCACGGCGATCTCGTTGCGCTGGTCCACGCTCAGAAGCGGCGCCAGCTCCAGCAGGGCCAGGCCGGCGCTGTGGCGCACCGTCACCCGGTCGCTCACCTTAATAAGATTCGAATAATGCGCCGCAATGTGCAGCATCTGCGCCCCGCCTGCGTGGGCGTGCTCCGTTAAAAGCAGGATGTTCACCCGCTTCACGATCCACGGCGTGGCGGTTTTCAGGTTGTCCAGGAAAATTTCCGATATCGTCTCGTCGGGCAGGCGCAGGGCCCGTCCCTCCAGCAGTCGGCTCCGCAGCAGCGTCAGGGAGGGGCTGTCCTCGCTGTTCATCTTCTTCAGTGCCGCCCGGGCCCGCTCCCCCAGGGCTAAAATCGGCAGGAGCCTGCGCAGCAGCAGGGCCGCCGCGGTGCGCACCGTCAGCTCCCGGGAACGGGCCGCTCCCTCGGCAAAGTGCAGCAGCGTCTCCGTCTGGGCCGGGGTGCAGCGGTCCAGGGGCAGAGCCGCAAAGGTGTCCAGCAGCAAAAATACCACCGACGACTCCATGCGCCCGCCGGGCTTGCAGTAAGCCAGCAGGCAGTCTAAAAACCGCTCCTCCCGGCCGTGGCAGTGCTGCAGGAGGGAATTGACCATGAATTTCAGCGTGTAGCCGATCCAGCTCCGGTGCTGGGGCATCAGCTTGTGGTCCGGGAAAATGCTCTGCTCCAGGCAGGCCTTCCACTGGCTCAGATCCGTCAGCGTGCCGGTGCTCTTGCAGTCCGCCGGACGCTCCTTCACATATCCCGCGTGGAAATCCGCGATAATGGCCCCCATCAGGGCCGCCGCCTGACGCCGAATGTCACCCTCCCGGTGCATCAGCAGCTCATAGAGAAACGACAGCGTCTCCACCTTCTGCGGCAGGCGCAGATAGAGGGAATAGGACTCGATGACCCCCAGATACGCCCGCAGCCGCCGCCAGTCCGTCTCGCCCCGGGCCTGCTCCAAAAGCCGGGCAAAGCTCCGGGACTCCGTGAGCCGATCCATCAGGCGAATGTTGTGCTCCACGCACACCAGGCGCAGCACGCCCAGGGCCTCCTCGTCGGTCATCAGGGCCGCCGCCTTTTCCCGCCGGGGCGGTTGGGCACGGCCTTGCAGGGAAGTATCCACTCCCCGCTCCTCCATGAATCGCTCAAAGTCCTGCAGCCGGGTGTAGACCCGGCGATAGCGCTGCTTTTTTGCCTCGTCCACCCCGTCCAGCTTATTCAGAATCACCGCAAAGGCATCCGAAAGGGTGGAGATATGCGTAATCTCCTCTCCCCCGGGGCCCAGGGTCTGCTTCACCCGGAAATCCGCGTAAATCAGCAGCAGCGACTCCACGGACAGATAGTCCGGCTCCAGATCCCATACGGAGTGGTTCGCCGCCACATGGCCGATCTCCGTGAGCCGCCGGCGGCGGAACCACAGATCGGTATAATAGTAATGGAGATACGGCACCCGCTCCCCGGGTCGGCAGCCGAACTTGCCGATGTCGTGCCCGGCGGCGCTGCCGGATACCAGAGCCAGGTCCACGGGCACCCCGGCCTCCTTCAGCTCCCGACCCATGGTTATGGCAATGTGATGTACCCCCGCGATATGCTCCAAAGCCCGGAAGGGTGTCACCTCCAGCCCCAGGCGCATCATTTCATAGATATATTCCCGCTTCCACAGCCGCAGCATCTGCTCGTAGAGCGCGGCGCCGGGACTTTGCTCCAGCTCCTCTCCGCTGATGAACGCGAAATCGTACATGGGGTCAAAGGGCAGTATCTCCCGCTGCACAGTAAAAAGCACCTGCAAAACCGACAGGAAAAACACCGCGCCCGCACCGCCGTCAGAGGACGGCACCTGCTCGGGGAAAAGCTGCCTGCGGGCAAAGTCAAAGGCGCAGCGCAGCCAGCCCTCCTGGGGCTGGCTGGGGCACAGCTGCGCCAGCTCCTCCCGGCACAGCTCCAAAACAGCTCCGCACCGAATACGCTCCCCGCTCACAAGGCCGGCAAAGCGCTGCATATAGTTCTCCCGCTCCAGGCTCAGCAAAAAATCCTTTCGCTCCTCGAAATAGGCAGCCGCCGGGCGCTTTTGCAGCCGCCGAAGCAAAAGCGTGTTCATCTGCCGGATCCGCTTTCTGTTCATGACAATGCCCCCTGTATCGGTGGATTTTTCTTGTCTACTATGCTACCACAGCCCGCCGCGGATGTAAACTATAAATCCCCCGGCGCACCACCAATAACCTGTCTGCCTCCCTTGCCTAAAGGGGGCCGAGGGGACGGGATTACGGATTGCCACACCAGTGACATCTGTCACTGGTTCGCAATGACACATTGCAAGGAATGCGGTGGGGCGGGCCGATGTGAGCATCGGCCCGTCCCACCGCGCCCCATGCCACGCACCATCCCCCAATCCTCCTCCCATCTTTCCTCTTTCCGCTTTTCTCTCTTCAAAGCCTACCGTTTCCCTTATTCCGCCCCTTTTTGGGCCCCGGGGCAGCATATTTTTTCGCTCCCCTTCGGGTGCCTAAAAATTTTTATTATAATGCTAAAACTTTGTAAGATTTTTTTACACTCAAAAAAAGTAAGGTTCCCTAACGGTTTTTCAGACTTTCCTTTAGCGGTGCAAATTAACAAAGTTTACTACTTCATTAACGGTTTTTTAATCTATTTCTTTTTTTATTGTCAACAAATTAACGGGAAATGGTGCTATAGTTTGAGCATCGGTTTTTGACGATCCGGATGTCGAAAAAAGAAAAAAGAAAACAGAGAAATCGCTTTTACAAAGGAGTGTGTTTTTGTGGCTACATTCATTATTGGCTTGGTCATCTTGATCGGCGGTGCCGCACTATACGGTCGCTTCTGTGAAAAGGTGTTCGGTCCTGATGATCGCAAGACCCCCGCCTACACCAAGGAAGACGGCGTGGACTTTGTTCCTATGAAAGGCTGGAAGAACAGCCTGATTAACCTGCTGAACATTGCCGGTACCGGCCCCATCATCGGGCCCATCCAGGGCATTTTGTTCGGGCCCATCGCATTTTTGACTATCCCCATCGGCAATATCATCGGCGGCGCCATGCACGACTACTTCTCCGGCATGATCTGCCTGCGTGACGGCGGCACCCAGATGCCTGAGATGATCCGCCGCTATTCCCCCAAGGGTATCTATAAGTTCTATAATATTTTTGTGTGCGTCATGCTTCTGCTGGTGGGCGCGGTGTTCATCTACACCCCCGGCGACATTGCCGCCACCCAGGTCTTTGGCTTCACCGGCAAGGCCAGTGATCCCACCACCTGGATCATCTACGGTGTGATCTTCCTGTATTACCTCATTGCAACCGTCTTTCCCATCGATGCCATC from Vescimonas fastidiosa includes:
- a CDS encoding cytidyltransferase-related domain protein, with protein sequence MNRKRIRQMNTLLLRRLQKRPAAAYFEERKDFLLSLERENYMQRFAGLVSGERIRCGAVLELCREELAQLCPSQPQEGWLRCAFDFARRQLFPEQVPSSDGGAGAVFFLSVLQVLFTVQREILPFDPMYDFAFISGEELEQSPGAALYEQMLRLWKREYIYEMMRLGLEVTPFRALEHIAGVHHIAITMGRELKEAGVPVDLALVSGSAAGHDIGKFGCRPGERVPYLHYYYTDLWFRRRRLTEIGHVAANHSVWDLEPDYLSVESLLLIYADFRVKQTLGPGGEEITHISTLSDAFAVILNKLDGVDEAKKQRYRRVYTRLQDFERFMEERGVDTSLQGRAQPPRREKAAALMTDEEALGVLRLVCVEHNIRLMDRLTESRSFARLLEQARGETDWRRLRAYLGVIESYSLYLRLPQKVETLSFLYELLMHREGDIRRQAAALMGAIIADFHAGYVKERPADCKSTGTLTDLSQWKACLEQSIFPDHKLMPQHRSWIGYTLKFMVNSLLQHCHGREERFLDCLLAYCKPGGRMESSVVFLLLDTFAALPLDRCTPAQTETLLHFAEGAARSRELTVRTAAALLLRRLLPILALGERARAALKKMNSEDSPSLTLLRSRLLEGRALRLPDETISEIFLDNLKTATPWIVKRVNILLLTEHAHAGGAQMLHIAAHYSNLIKVSDRVTVRHSAGLALLELAPLLSVDQRNEIAVELCRGLELGQQEFTKYIPDYLGRFALWLPPEQLDELLRSLEGTLSSSEGHIVASALDTAAVLLEDYTAYRDRFPESESVYRGRARRLLGMLMKGTAGIDTGTRQEAMYLLGRRVFGSTGLGRKEKCRALQLTVRRILALCQAADENGLTFYYRAAMLGKLYRFLVEQELLCGEVPFEPSRPLAFFPGTFDPFTLSHKGIVRAIRDEGFEVLLAIDEFSWSKRTQPYRIRREIAAMSVADEFYVHIFPEDFPVNIANPENLRRLREAFPGREVSIVVGSDVVAHASSYQKPAQADSIHGFDHVIFRRAGAVAADYGCISGHVLELTLPEELEEISSTRIREAVDANRDISHLIDPVAQEFIYRHSLYLREPQDKPVLRTEDLEFIPCGPEDGQLEALLHRSAPAGAQGLLRALGHTGDDVLLLCHGKEKTVLGAATYCCMDSQHLFSRLGSAELAAFVRQNAGGRTLLLSGLFVPSSPQQEELGQLLLTEVLTLALGREYTYAIYEPLEGFADAWIRQELHLQGFLPVPEGVSRSALAVDMRQPIILSNNVDTTIKPPLSTAPSVVAAVAAAHRRLQEMLTHLQPGSLVLSLSAGVIYHRLLQRITECNGVPEVQTVPRKLGPDICVPYGKLLRGVIVPNTVTKTLRTDKVYEPDLSSYSIEAYPDYSPLEDQVRTIRAFDRPAILVDDVLHDGKRIRRLDPLLRRTGTEVKKVLVGYLTGTGRDLMESLGYDAEGVYYLPNLRMRFVESTLYPFIGGDTIRRSQRPEGGLQPSVNRVLPYASPEFSPLDPETAWALSLCCVENARNILLALETEYRRAFARNLTLSRLSEAVILPLCPDKGGSMAYDLSRGASTYLDDDIELLKRMRFGRKETTV